The Clostridia bacterium genome segment TATCCATATTGTCTCCGTAGCAAGGTATTTGGAAGACGGCGACGACTATTTCGAAAAAGGGACACGTGCTTACCTAATTCAAGAGGGAGAACGCCTTCGTCTGACTTTCCATCATACCAAAGATGTGGTTTTTGAAGGAATCTTCTTCAAAGAAACAGGTACCGACTTCAATAATGGCATCTTCAGGTTCATGCATGGGAAAGAAATGATGCAGGTCCAAGTAATTGATGATTACGTCACAGAACTGAAAAACATTCACATGGTAGGCCCCGGCTCTAAAACAGAGATATGGGAAAAAGAATAGGGAAAACTAAGAGACCAAAAAAACACTGATTCCTTTGGCCGGAATCAGTGTTTTGCTTTTATTAATCCTGTTGATGAAGAAATTGATAATCCCTATAAACATGTAAATACATCAATCAGAAAAATATTCTTTATTCTCCAACTGCCCATACGTCTCTTTCTCCAGCATGTCCAGAATAAGCTCGGAGAGCTCTCCATAGCGAGGATTGCTACGTGTTCTAGGTCGAGGCATATCAACATTGATGATATCCCTGATCTCTCCGGGACGGGCTGACATCACTACAATTTTATCTGCCAAATAGATCGCCTCATCTACACTATGAGTAACAAAAAGTACAGTTTTGACATTATTCTCCCAAATACGCAGCAACTCTCTTTGCATGATGATCCGCGTATACGCATCCAAAGCACCAAAAGGCTCATCCATCAGCAATACATGGGGATCATTGGCCAGCGCCCGGGCAATAGCTACCCGCTGCTGCATTCCGCCGGACAGTTCATAGGGAAAGGAATGGCGAAACTGAGTCATATTCATCAGTTCAAGATAATAATCAACTATCTCTTTTTTTTCCCGGACTGATTTACGTCCGATCTCCGGCCCTAGAAAGATATTTTGTTCTACAGTACGCCAAGGTAGTAGGGAGTATTGCTGAAACACCACCCCTATTTCAGAATGAGGCCGGTTTTGTATCGCTCCCCGATAAAAAACCTGTCCGGAGGTGGGCTGTTCCAATCCGGCAATAATTCGCAACAAAGTGCTTTTTCCACAACCTGATGGCCCTACAATACAAATAAAATCCTTTTCTGATACATCCAGCCAAGTTTTAGCCAAAGCATGCACCCTATGGCCACGCTCGGAAACAAATATTTTGTCCACACCCTTGATTGAAATCAACGCCTCGTTTGACGGCAAATCCCTCCGGTCCGGTTGACGTTCCGGCAGGACATCCCCTTGTTTCATCTGCGTTCACCCTTTATTCTCAAGTATACCTTGGCCTACTTAACCTGCAACTGCCACTTAAATTTCCTGCTTTCTAGCATCCTGAACATAAAATCCAATAATGCACCGATGGCACCGATACTGATCATACCGGTAATCACCACATCAATCCTAGCAACCTCATAGGCATGGGTAATCAAATACCCTACCCCTGATAAACTGCCGGGCAACATTTCTGCTGATACCAAACAAGTCCATGCACTGCCCAGTCCGGTACGCATGCCGTTGACAATTGT includes the following:
- a CDS encoding ABC transporter ATP-binding protein gives rise to the protein MKQGDVLPERQPDRRDLPSNEALISIKGVDKIFVSERGHRVHALAKTWLDVSEKDFICIVGPSGCGKSTLLRIIAGLEQPTSGQVFYRGAIQNRPHSEIGVVFQQYSLLPWRTVEQNIFLGPEIGRKSVREKKEIVDYYLELMNMTQFRHSFPYELSGGMQQRVAIARALANDPHVLLMDEPFGALDAYTRIIMQRELLRIWENNVKTVLFVTHSVDEAIYLADKIVVMSARPGEIRDIINVDMPRPRTRSNPRYGELSELILDMLEKETYGQLENKEYFSD